The following is a genomic window from Aphis gossypii isolate Hap1 chromosome X, ASM2018417v2, whole genome shotgun sequence.
AGCTGCGTTTCATTCATTAAACTTTGAAATCTGTAACAAtgattatgtacttataataaaaatataataacttcatTTTCTAGAtggttaacaataaataaatgttggaAGAATGATTTCGATTAATCGGTTAGTGGTAGTATAACGACAGATCTattagaaatgaaaaataaactatgcTGACAAGCTCATAAGCGATTGGTcaactttattatttcatttataaatattttatagctattaCCAAGTGTGAAGTGTGGAGTAGTGATTTCTGATTAGATACTGATCATAGAGCATGGACTAAGATTTATCACaggaaaatatgtatataaaatatattagagtaGTACATCTTAGTCCGCGGCGACCATAGACATATATAAACAACTtaacaacatataatatatgtatatatataatatatatgtggtGGCGACAGCTTCGGGCTTGTGTCCATTCTTTAATATCTATGttcatatcatatttttttgtcacgTTTATCATTAATCATGAACACGGTctttgatcataatattaagtcaTTACTTACTTATCATTAGACAACTCCACCTTTACGTGTCCACACACCgttcaatgtaatattaaatattgttatctatCTCTGAAAGACCTTTAAAATCGAAATAGTTATGAACCGCACGGACTACTTACTAGTTAGTAGACGTGTATATGTCCGTGATGAAGATGAACAGTGAAAATTAATAGGTCACGACTCACGAAGTAAGGTCCGAGATCCTATAGACGTATATAAATCTATCGCATTCAGCATTGGTATTAACCGTATGGATACGGCATTCCCGTCTTTACTATACAAATACTTTTAGGCCAACATAGCGGAGAGATAAACGATGATTCTCAATCGCACAGAGATGTAACGATGTCACTGTATCAGTTGTGTtgatttacacatttttgtaCAATGTCGAATCCGTAAGTTTAATGTGAATGTTCTATTGAGAAATTATCTGCAATGTCACTCTATGAAAGAGTATTGTAATCACAGATTCTGTGATTGTAGTGTTCACAAATCATGATCGTGCTCTATAACAATGTGTATTTatctaaatagtttataacatACGTGTCCAATCTTTTTCAACTTTCGGTAcacattcaaaatttatatttatacctcgAGCCGTATGTACtggttaattttgattaaatctacactagatataggtattacagaagtatttatattatacctaatataatactactaatCGAATTTATGACTATTATCGAGtgtgtgtttaatttaaagtactgAATATTTTCACGCTGGTCGTTAATTGCTAGTTTGTtttcgttatttaaaattgcagTTTGCGTTTCTTATTTgctaaaagttataaattaaattttaattattaaaaggtcTCAAAATAGAAACAGATTCAAATTACAGATTAATTTAggtatttctattaaatattgtagtctagtacattttttttcaataaaatttaaaattctaaaatattttttaaatataatttttatttttgtttatacctaacttatagaaatttcttattttattaaatggtcACCGATTGATTGTAATACTTCTACAGACCTTGGGTTGTGCTCAGCTGGTTTATGACATAATTTTAACGTTGTGCAGttcattaatttacaatagacTTCTTCAAACTGTTAAACCACAAGttgatagaaaatttaaaatttaatatttttcttatgtttagtgattgtttaaattttgatttaatgtgctatgttaaaaataagagCTGATTAATTAAATCGATACTCAACATTTTATCGGGTTTCAAGCCCATTTGGATTTTATGATCTAAATATTAGTACAAGTAGTTTGAGTTTCTttagtcttaaaatattatatccaccTGTGGTATGGGACAACCatgttatatagtttttggttttaattttacaactgatacatttttacatttataaatttcatttttgttagTTGTGAATTGTAATTCAGTCATATAAAGGTAAATATATCAGTCAACTTATCATAATAACTAATGATAAGTAATGCATTTCTTAATTGgtacacttttttaatatattataatacagcaaTATAcagatatctattattttactaatctTAAACTTTTGTGAGCTAgtgagttattataaaattatattataatttataatttttttatataattaaaattatatatccaAGGTAGactattaaacttaatttgaataaaaatttgataaccTGAAAGAATTAGTAAAGAATTGTGACACAaatgaaacttttattttttttttaatgattttgaagaatattaattataggtagcTACATATTTACTctgaaaaaactattattgtatgacaaacaaataaaaaattaacgatcAACtgtgaaatttgtttttgtttgtcGCccagtatgtttttatttgaaaaatagcattgagaatatattgtatcaataaggtattaaatatctttaaagctatttagatgtttttttatctcaaagaacacaaaatattttgaatacctattcttttaaaaatgaagctttcttaaataatgtttcataCAGTTAggacttgttatttttttcctattaacaagtttaattttaacatagtaaattatcttaaatagtacctaatatattactaaatgttaatacacgtttccattattattattactaatgaaatataaaagaatatttataaaactggtattattaaaataaaatacttacgtaACTGTAGTGATAACTCAAacaataaagatttaatttttttcgggAATAATgtgaatagtttttattttataatttaaaatttgatataataccaTTAGTTATTTGCAAAATTTGTATGTTCATTTTACTGATGTTGACCTATATTTTCTCAATTAATCTTTTTACCCTTCAGTTTTCCcagattttttattgtaaaatttttaaatacaatattgtcatgttatttttttttattattacataatcattttattatgaataattcatcattaaaaaaagataacaacaaaaaaaaaaaacaacaaaataaaaacatttcaccGATAAATCTAAacagtatacatattgtatttataaaataaaccaaaacctttttaataaatgtaataaaacattttaagagcTGAAAAAAATCAGTGGATACTAGAAACTCTACTCAAAAGACTACTCCATGctcttttaatttgaatatgagTAAAATTACAGCTCCACAGTGTTGAAAATAACACATTTGCGTTTTTAACATATTCACAATTTGATGGTTGAGAATTAATTCGGTCAAGCGCTTGCTTTTCGCTCAAATTATTGCGCTCTTGAAGTCTTTTGGtagcctataaaatataaactatgtaacttatttttaaattaaaatgtagacTAAACAgcatacacaattataattttttgaggtatatttaaacaaaaattacttattaattattatttaattcaaaattaactatcaagtatattaaataatttaataaaataaatactataaaattaaactcaaGTCATTAGTTAGGCCATTCCTTTcaagcattttaattttattttttgtactactattatttaatgtatcatGTTTTACTTCATTTGGTGGAATAATTGAAACCCATATTTCATGACAATGGTATTGCCAATTTGCACTTAAAAGAACAGCTGCTTCtaatacaactatattatgatcTTTGGTCGattcaattattgattttactctTTGCAAAATCAGAGgccaaattattgtatttaattgttcCAATTtatcctaaaaaataataatatgtacaataattatgaaatattataaattaatactgacGTAACCATTACcttgttattaaaaactatggcacctaatttttttctgtctACTTCATTATTTGATGTCAGTATGCTAGGACCAAATACATTAATGATTTCTTGGTATGCAGGctgatttatatcatacagCCTATGTGCCAAAGTATCAGCATTAATTACAAAAGCTCCTAAATCTTTTAAATGGTTAGCAATAGACGTTTTGCCACTTGCAATTCCACCAGTTAACCCAATAATATATGGACATGgaggtatattgttatttggcTAAACAcaaatgtattgaatatagTATCAATGAAACATAaaacttcaaattattttatttttatttacttgaggCGGTTTTAAGAGTGTACCTAACAATCTCATGCGATAATTGCTTGAACTTATTTTTTGCTCTTCTTCCTCACAACAATCACTCGTTGTTTTATCTTCCTCTAATAATGGCACAGGTATTATATCAAGTGGTCGCAAACCAGCTTTAACTCTTTTCTCATTAATTAACTCTCCACCTTTCATTGTTTCTtcacttaaaataatcatctaataaaatataaaattaaaaaatactacgaACTAttgcaattataaaataaaagttaaaaacctGAAATGTAGGATCATGAATGGTTGGaccataaatatcataaataggCAATACTTCATATTCTAATGTAGGAtcaatatcttttaaaaatcctTCAACATTACTTATTCTAGTATTACAAGGTTCGATAAGttcctttaattttttagctgtaaaattaaacagaAGTGCTCTAAATTATTAGGTTAGGTgttgtagtaaaaaataaacaactatgTGTagcttaaaacaaaataaacaatagttaacataaaatgaactgtaatttgtattctataaaaactgtaaaattatttaaatgttgaaaaaatataaactacttTTACAAAGAAAAGAAACTGttcatagttatataaattataatactgcgTAATAAtcattgtgtatataaattgtattgataaaaattttaattgttataaagaaaaaaaattgattttgatatgaaatattcttatttaatagaattgtattgaattaaaaaaattgttataaaattaaattaatactgttaatatttagttataatacagATTTAGATTCTCgttaaacatttgtttattatatatgtgtaaatttaacgtaataaattacttaagtttattaagatattaacTTACAATTTAACATGGAAATGTCGGTTACGCCcacagttaattttttagtgcatTTTAGTGCAGCTGtacttagtaatattttatgtcctTTGTGAAGTCTATCAAAAGTTCCACCTAAAACCACACTTTCGTACAGTTCATTTTCCATTTCATCGTATTGGGTAGTCTCCTTTGTATCAATTGAGCTGCAAGCATCATTTGGTTGTATAAATACAGTCTTGCAATTAGGAGACTTGTTACTTAATGACGACATCACATGATGAAGTTGTTCAGATTTTATATGGTCATCGTAGAAAATCACATCTACTGGTCGTTTAGTAGCAATCTGATTGTCAAATGTGCCCTTGAGACCACATAAAAGGATGCGTACATCCACGTTCATaggacttaaatttttataagcatcAATCATCATGAATCTGTGTCGTACAGTTTTCTTATCCAACTTTGGAATTGGGAAAAAATGGACGTAAAGTGTGCTTTGTACATCGCGTTGTATTTGCGGAAATATGCGAAGTAGGCGAAACGGATTGGAACATATCAACAACCCAGTATTagccattatttattttatttatttatacagaaCAAACACGTCTTATCGGTAGGTATCACAAATGTTAAACGTCaattaacgattttaaaaatgagtgatttaacttaataaaaaaatttaaatggtaaaaaaataaataaaaatataatattgaaaaatatttcaatgacaTTAACATGAAAAgttatgcaatatatttttaagagtaCCTTATAAAGAACAAATATTTCACCTTGGTAATTGATTGAATGATATTTCCATTTTCCGATTTCGCGCTCGAGACTCAAGAGCGGAGAGCTGACGAGTGTATCAGTTATCAAACTGATaactagattatattatacttgaagacttcatgatattataataatcaatgctGATAggttatcatttaatatttatattactgaagaaaattttaaaaatgtttaaaacttaaGGCTTGGACCACGGACGTATATTTAGTTTGGACCAAGGATTACATTCCATTTTCCATTTTCTTTCCATATTATCCAGTGACCTTTACAATCCGaggttgaaattataattacaaacttgcaatatttatattatatgacgatgttttattttattttatcgtttatcgCTCACAATACCTAGTGATTTACCTCTAATGTtgtccttattattattttattagattattatgcAATTACCTACCTAACTCAAACAATGCGTACAGccataatttataacgtaGTTGTATTATGGATTGTTAGTTATATTCAGacagtaataagtaataactaatatcggccattaaatatttcataatacatatacaatattgacaactataataaatacattttaatattatatatactttaattagattttctaatataatagttaaattaattatatttaataatgtaggtactatattatgtaaaggtAGTTGTGTTATCACTTTATCATAGATAGGTATTCATA
Proteins encoded in this region:
- the LOC114128278 gene encoding bifunctional coenzyme A synthase gives rise to the protein MANTGLLICSNPFRLLRIFPQIQRDVQSTLYVHFFPIPKLDKKTVRHRFMMIDAYKNLSPMNVDVRILLCGLKGTFDNQIATKRPVDVIFYDDHIKSEQLHHVMSSLSNKSPNCKTVFIQPNDACSSIDTKETTQYDEMENELYESVVLGGTFDRLHKGHKILLSTAALKCTKKLTVGVTDISMLNSKKLKELIEPCNTRISNVEGFLKDIDPTLEYEVLPIYDIYGPTIHDPTFQMIILSEETMKGGELINEKRVKAGLRPLDIIPVPLLEEDKTTSDCCEEEEQKISSSNYRMRLLGTLLKPPQPNNNIPPCPYIIGLTGGIASGKTSIANHLKDLGAFVINADTLAHRLYDINQPAYQEIINVFGPSILTSNNEVDRKKLGAIVFNNKDKLEQLNTIIWPLILQRVKSIIESTKDHNIVVLEAAVLLSANWQYHCHEIWVSIIPPNEATKRLQERNNLSEKQALDRINSQPSNCEYVKNANVLFSTLWSCNFTHIQIKRAWSSLLSRVSSIH